A stretch of Pseudomonas sp. LS.1a DNA encodes these proteins:
- a CDS encoding ABC transporter permease, with the protein MTDLTHDQALAPLRRQRHLKLPPLGASLAILFLFALLLAALAPGLFTRIDPLAIVPRQAFQPPGWAHWLGTDQSGRDIFARIIHGARQSLLIGLAATAISMVIAIALGLLGGLGGARVDRAVGWLLEVLFAFPSLVLALLFVAVFGSGVGPLIVATGLGGAPGYARMVRGQVLAVRNAGYIEAARALGHPTARIVLRQLLPNAMRPLVVTLTMGVGQAIVWASALSFLGLGARPPAPEWGTMLSMGRDFIANAWWLTFFPGLFIVLTTLATTVTGRYIQQRLEGRLP; encoded by the coding sequence ATGACAGACCTGACCCATGATCAAGCCCTTGCGCCGTTGCGCCGGCAGCGTCATCTGAAACTGCCGCCGCTGGGCGCAAGCCTGGCGATCCTGTTCCTGTTCGCATTGCTTCTGGCCGCGTTGGCGCCGGGGCTGTTCACTCGCATCGACCCATTGGCCATCGTACCGCGGCAAGCGTTTCAGCCGCCCGGTTGGGCGCACTGGCTGGGCACCGACCAGTCAGGGCGCGACATCTTTGCGCGGATCATCCACGGCGCACGGCAGAGCCTGCTGATCGGCCTCGCGGCGACGGCCATTTCCATGGTCATCGCCATCGCCCTCGGCCTGCTTGGTGGCCTTGGCGGCGCACGCGTGGACCGTGCGGTCGGCTGGTTGCTGGAAGTGCTGTTCGCCTTCCCCAGCCTGGTGCTGGCGCTGCTGTTCGTGGCGGTGTTCGGCAGCGGCGTCGGCCCGCTGATAGTCGCCACCGGGCTGGGCGGTGCGCCGGGGTACGCGCGCATGGTCCGTGGCCAGGTGCTGGCGGTACGCAACGCCGGCTACATCGAAGCGGCGCGGGCGCTGGGGCACCCGACTGCGCGCATCGTGCTGCGCCAATTGTTGCCCAATGCCATGCGGCCATTGGTGGTGACGCTGACCATGGGCGTTGGCCAGGCCATCGTCTGGGCCTCGGCGCTGAGCTTCCTCGGCCTGGGCGCGCGGCCACCGGCGCCGGAGTGGGGGACGATGTTGTCCATGGGGCGTGACTTCATCGCCAATGCCTGGTGGCTCACCTTCTTCCCTGGCCTGTTCATCGTCCTCACCACCCTGGCGACCACCGTGACCGGCCGTTACATCCAACAACGTCTGGAGGGGCGCCTGCCATGA
- a CDS encoding ABC transporter permease encodes MTTTTLAVIDPRRERLAALGRRATLRLAGGVLVLWAVATLTFFALRLMPGDPVLAILGGPSGNPTPEAIEAARVEYGLDKPLAVQYVFYLGRLLQGDLGVSYSQHLPVTRVLAEQGGATLELTIAALLLAWVLVLLLTVVTAGRGRLVGGIASLAETLSAALPHFWLGVVLLAVFAFGLRWFPPAGSDSFASLILPALSLAIPLAGFIAQVTRESLELTLDQPFILTARTRGLSDLAVRFRHALRHALLPGVSLSGWAIGALISGAVVCEVIFSRKGVGRQLYQAVQAQDLPLVIGISLVVAAGYVLANILVDLLYQWIDPRQQEAAA; translated from the coding sequence ATGACTACGACGACACTCGCGGTGATCGACCCACGCCGCGAACGCCTGGCCGCCCTGGGCCGGCGCGCCACCCTCCGCCTGGCCGGCGGCGTGCTGGTGCTGTGGGCGGTGGCGACCCTGACGTTCTTCGCACTCCGGCTGATGCCGGGTGACCCGGTGCTGGCGATCCTCGGTGGCCCCAGCGGCAACCCCACGCCCGAAGCGATTGAAGCCGCGCGCGTGGAGTATGGCCTCGACAAGCCGTTGGCTGTGCAGTACGTGTTCTACCTGGGGCGCCTGCTGCAAGGTGATCTGGGGGTGTCCTACTCGCAGCACCTGCCGGTTACCCGGGTGCTGGCCGAGCAGGGCGGGGCGACCTTGGAACTGACCATCGCCGCCCTGCTGCTGGCCTGGGTGCTGGTGCTGCTGCTGACAGTGGTCACCGCCGGGCGCGGCAGGCTGGTCGGCGGCATCGCCTCGCTGGCAGAAACCCTCAGCGCGGCACTGCCGCACTTCTGGCTCGGCGTGGTGCTGCTGGCGGTATTCGCCTTCGGCCTGCGCTGGTTCCCGCCGGCCGGTAGTGACAGTTTCGCCAGCCTGATACTCCCGGCGTTATCCCTGGCGATTCCGCTGGCCGGCTTCATCGCCCAGGTCACCCGCGAGTCGCTGGAACTCACCCTCGATCAACCCTTCATCCTGACCGCCCGTACACGCGGCCTCAGTGACCTGGCCGTGCGCTTTCGGCACGCCTTGCGCCATGCCTTGCTGCCAGGTGTGTCGCTGTCGGGCTGGGCCATCGGCGCACTGATCAGTGGTGCGGTGGTGTGCGAGGTGATCTTTTCCCGCAAGGGGGTGGGCCGCCAGCTGTACCAGGCAGTGCAGGCCCAGGACCTGCCCTTGGTGATCGGTATAAGCCTGGTCGTTGCGGCTGGCTATGTGCTGGCGAACATTCTGGTCGACCTGCTGTACCAGTGGATCGACCCTCGGCAGCAGGAGGCTGCAGCATGA
- a CDS encoding ABC transporter substrate-binding protein — translation MALLGCEKTEQHAAAQSTTPQQGGTLVYATDREPTCLDPHVAGDMPQVFVAQQYLDSLVSMDSNGQIGPWLATSWEVSPDGLRYTFHLRRDVQFTDGTPFNAEAVKANLDHMANPKTQSSTAGGYIRQYRGTKVLDTYTAEVTLATPYAAFLEVLAQGFLGIQSPTALQRSRDQNCESPVGSGPFKVVRWDRQNQVELVRNPAYNWAPPTARHQGPAYLDRIVWKFIQEPSVRFASLQAGEVDVIEALPPESHEAARRNPDVELIIAQRPGNPTNGTFNLRRAPFDDIRVREAFVRSADVEGALKSVYFGEFPRAGGPLSLATPFYSGDFERGQDYDPARAARLLDEAGWTGRDSEGYRTRNGQRLRAVVLIGARTPPSELTLWEQVQATTRQAGLELVLDQMSDAQVTARQAAWDYDIRIGYWNTNTPDVLRIIFTTAFVQPAGVGGYHQNSSGYADPGFDALLDSALATQDADLRRQRYFQAQQQAAAQYLQLTTYPQSTRLGIYKTAHGVRLEPSLAVTYLYDAWVNK, via the coding sequence CTGGCCTTGCTCGGCTGCGAAAAAACCGAACAGCACGCCGCCGCGCAAAGCACCACGCCACAGCAGGGCGGCACCCTGGTCTACGCCACCGACCGCGAGCCCACCTGCCTCGACCCGCATGTGGCTGGCGACATGCCGCAGGTATTCGTTGCCCAGCAGTACCTCGATTCGCTGGTGTCGATGGACAGCAACGGCCAGATCGGTCCCTGGCTGGCGACAAGCTGGGAGGTTTCGCCAGATGGCCTGCGCTACACCTTCCACCTGCGCCGCGACGTGCAATTCACCGACGGCACACCGTTCAATGCCGAAGCGGTCAAGGCCAACCTCGACCACATGGCCAACCCCAAGACCCAGTCCAGTACCGCTGGTGGCTATATCCGCCAATACCGCGGCACCAAGGTGCTCGACACCTACACTGCCGAAGTCACCCTGGCGACGCCCTATGCGGCCTTCCTCGAAGTGTTGGCCCAGGGCTTTCTCGGCATCCAGTCGCCCACCGCACTGCAACGCAGCCGTGACCAGAACTGCGAAAGCCCGGTCGGCAGCGGGCCGTTCAAGGTGGTGCGCTGGGACCGGCAGAACCAGGTGGAACTGGTGCGCAACCCGGCCTACAACTGGGCGCCACCGACCGCTCGGCACCAGGGCCCTGCGTACCTTGATCGCATCGTCTGGAAGTTCATCCAGGAGCCGTCGGTGCGCTTCGCCTCGCTGCAGGCCGGTGAGGTCGATGTGATCGAAGCGTTGCCACCAGAATCGCACGAAGCAGCACGGCGCAACCCGGACGTGGAACTGATCATTGCCCAGCGCCCGGGGAACCCCACCAACGGCACCTTCAACCTGCGCCGCGCACCGTTCGACGACATCCGTGTGCGCGAGGCCTTCGTTCGCAGCGCCGATGTCGAGGGGGCGCTGAAAAGTGTGTACTTCGGCGAGTTCCCCCGCGCCGGTGGCCCGTTGAGCTTGGCCACGCCGTTCTACAGCGGTGACTTCGAGCGCGGCCAGGACTATGACCCGGCCCGCGCTGCCAGGCTGCTCGACGAGGCTGGCTGGACCGGCCGCGACAGCGAAGGCTACCGCACCAGGAACGGCCAGCGGCTGCGCGCCGTCGTGCTGATCGGTGCGCGCACGCCGCCGTCGGAGCTGACCCTGTGGGAACAGGTGCAGGCAACTACCCGCCAGGCAGGCCTTGAGCTGGTGCTGGACCAGATGAGCGATGCCCAGGTCACCGCGCGCCAGGCCGCCTGGGACTATGACATCCGCATCGGCTACTGGAATACCAACACCCCCGATGTGCTACGCATCATCTTCACCACCGCCTTCGTGCAGCCGGCCGGGGTTGGCGGTTACCACCAGAACTCCTCCGGCTACGCCGACCCCGGTTTTGACGCGCTGCTCGACAGTGCGCTGGCCACCCAGGATGCGGACCTGCGCCGCCAGCGCTACTTCCAGGCGCAGCAACAGGCTGCCGCGCAGTACCTGCAACTCACCACCTACCCGCAAAGCACGCGCCTGGGCATCTACAAGACCGCCCATGGCGTGCGCCTGGAGCCTTCGCTGGCGGTGACCTACCTCTATGACGCATGGGTGAACAAATGA
- a CDS encoding dipeptide ABC transporter ATP-binding protein translates to MSIFEKHPAPLVDIRDLRVSFNGVPVVHGVDLQLHAGQCLALVGESGSGKSVTARTLVGLTGVGARVQAQRLAFAGQDLRQVDETGWQRLRGGRIGFVMQDALGSLDPLRRVGAEIEEPLLLHTDLSAEPRRLRVLELLCQVGVPEPEVRARQYPWQLSGGLRQRALIASAIACQPRLLIADEPTTALDATVQAQILDLLEQLRERDNSLLMVSHDLAVVARLADRVAVMRHGVVVEQGSVEQILQDPQDPYTQRLLSAARAVHFKRPAAPALALVEDGVDEQPVVLEARGLSKAFVGPDGRMRQVLNDVSLQLRAGQTLGVVGESGSGKSTLGRILLGLERPEQGSLQLAGQDWLALSAAQRRQARQGIQVVFQDPLASFDPRYTVLRVLAEALAHAGVPRALQRTEAAALLERVQLPVGLLDRRPLELSGGQRQRIAIARALAMKPRVLVLDEPVSALDVSVQARILALLAELKAELNLACLFISHDLGVVEQVSDHLLVMQGGRVVEQGPAAQVLGQPRQAYTRALLDAVPHLPAARPSWFTRIAV, encoded by the coding sequence ATGAGCATCTTCGAAAAGCACCCGGCACCCTTGGTGGATATCCGCGACTTGCGCGTGAGCTTCAACGGTGTGCCGGTGGTGCACGGCGTCGACTTGCAACTGCATGCCGGGCAGTGCCTGGCGCTGGTAGGCGAATCGGGCTCGGGCAAGAGCGTGACGGCGCGTACCCTGGTTGGCCTCACCGGGGTGGGTGCCCGCGTGCAGGCCCAGCGCCTGGCCTTTGCCGGGCAGGACTTGCGCCAGGTCGACGAAACGGGTTGGCAGCGCTTGCGCGGTGGGCGTATCGGCTTTGTCATGCAGGATGCACTGGGTTCGCTCGATCCGCTGCGGCGCGTCGGCGCCGAGATCGAAGAGCCGCTGCTGTTGCACACTGACCTGTCTGCTGAACCGCGGCGCTTGCGGGTGCTCGAACTGCTGTGCCAGGTCGGCGTACCTGAACCCGAAGTCCGCGCCCGACAATACCCGTGGCAACTGTCCGGCGGCCTGCGGCAGCGCGCCCTGATCGCCTCTGCCATCGCCTGTCAGCCGCGCCTGTTGATCGCTGACGAGCCCACCACGGCGCTGGACGCCACGGTGCAGGCGCAGATTCTCGACCTGCTGGAGCAACTGCGCGAGCGCGACAACAGCCTGTTGATGGTCAGCCATGACCTGGCCGTGGTCGCGCGCCTGGCCGACCGGGTGGCGGTGATGCGCCATGGGGTGGTGGTGGAGCAGGGCAGTGTCGAACAGATCCTGCAGGACCCGCAGGACCCCTACACCCAGCGCCTGCTGAGCGCGGCTCGGGCGGTGCATTTCAAACGTCCGGCGGCGCCGGCCCTGGCACTGGTGGAGGATGGCGTGGACGAACAACCCGTGGTGCTGGAGGCACGCGGCCTGAGCAAGGCCTTTGTCGGGCCGGACGGGCGGATGCGCCAGGTGCTGAACGACGTGTCCCTGCAGTTGCGCGCCGGGCAAACCCTGGGCGTGGTGGGCGAGTCCGGCTCCGGCAAGAGCACGCTGGGGCGCATCCTGCTGGGGCTGGAGCGGCCGGAGCAAGGCAGCCTGCAACTGGCCGGGCAGGACTGGCTTGCGTTGTCTGCCGCGCAGCGGCGCCAGGCACGGCAGGGGATCCAGGTGGTGTTTCAGGACCCGCTGGCTTCGTTCGACCCACGCTACACCGTGTTGCGGGTATTGGCCGAGGCGCTGGCGCATGCAGGTGTACCGCGTGCGCTGCAGCGCACCGAGGCGGCGGCGTTGCTGGAGCGGGTGCAGTTGCCGGTGGGGTTGCTCGATCGTCGCCCGCTGGAGTTGTCGGGCGGGCAGCGGCAGCGCATCGCGATTGCCCGGGCGCTGGCCATGAAGCCCAGGGTGCTGGTGCTGGATGAACCGGTATCGGCGCTGGATGTGTCGGTGCAGGCGCGTATCCTCGCATTGCTGGCCGAGCTCAAGGCGGAGTTGAACCTGGCTTGCCTGTTCATCTCCCACGACCTTGGGGTGGTGGAGCAGGTCAGTGACCACCTGCTGGTGATGCAAGGGGGAAGGGTGGTGGAGCAGGGCCCGGCAGCCCAGGTGCTCGGCCAGCCGCGTCAGGCCTATACCCGCGCTTTGCTCGATGCCGTACCTCATCTTCCGGCGGCGCGGCCAAGCTGGTTTACGCGGATTGCGGTGTAA
- a CDS encoding ABC transporter permease has product MNAIVSIPDTVTSRWQIRPGLTLAWIILGLILLAVTFPDWLSPTDPLAADARLAYHPPGPAFWLGSDENGRDVLSRLIHGARPSLYIGLAATLVGLGLGTLLGLLAGLAPAWLDNLLMRAVDVLLAFPDLLLALVIITLFGQGTSNLILAVGIASVPRYARLVRAQALTIRRASFVEAAVTLGRRPLAVVFWHVLPNAVQPVLILACIGLGGAITAAAALSFLGFGAPPPAPEWGAMMAVARNFMANAPWLMAWPALAITLTVISITVIGRDWLRRSEGRNP; this is encoded by the coding sequence ATGAACGCAATCGTATCCATACCAGACACAGTGACCAGCAGGTGGCAGATTCGCCCAGGCCTGACGCTGGCCTGGATCATATTGGGCCTGATACTGCTGGCAGTAACCTTCCCCGACTGGCTCTCGCCAACCGACCCGTTGGCCGCCGACGCCCGCCTGGCTTACCACCCGCCAGGCCCCGCCTTCTGGCTGGGCAGCGACGAGAACGGCCGCGACGTCCTCAGCCGGCTGATCCATGGCGCCCGCCCATCGCTCTACATCGGCCTGGCCGCCACCCTGGTCGGGCTCGGCCTGGGCACGCTGCTCGGCTTGCTCGCCGGCCTCGCTCCGGCCTGGCTGGACAACCTGCTGATGCGCGCTGTCGATGTGCTGCTGGCCTTCCCGGACCTGTTACTGGCGCTGGTGATCATCACCCTGTTCGGCCAAGGCACCAGCAACCTGATCCTCGCCGTCGGCATCGCCTCGGTGCCGCGCTATGCCCGCCTGGTGCGTGCCCAGGCCCTGACCATCCGGCGTGCCAGCTTCGTCGAGGCAGCCGTCACGCTGGGCCGCAGGCCTTTGGCAGTGGTGTTCTGGCATGTGCTGCCCAACGCCGTGCAACCCGTGCTGATCCTGGCCTGCATCGGCCTGGGTGGCGCCATCACCGCCGCCGCCGCACTGAGCTTCCTCGGCTTCGGCGCACCACCTCCCGCGCCGGAGTGGGGCGCGATGATGGCAGTGGCGCGCAATTTCATGGCCAACGCGCCCTGGCTGATGGCCTGGCCTGCGCTGGCGATCACCCTGACTGTCATTTCCATCACCGTCATCGGCCGCGACTGGCTGCGCCGTAGCGAGGGCAGAAACCCATGA
- a CDS encoding NADP(H)-dependent aldo-keto reductase translates to MRYRPLGHTNLQVSLLSLGTMTWGHQNSEQDAHQQLDAALAAGINFIDTAEMYPTPTRAETWTTTERYIGTWLAARGNRDKVLLASKIAGPARDPGGQAHIRDGLSHHDRKNIVAALEGSLRRLQTDYMDLYQLHWPDRTSNFFGIREYPYVDDHPQTAAIEETLAVLDEQVKAGKVRHIGVSNETPWGVAQFLRHSEDKGLARIASIQNPYSLLNRLYENGLSEFSHREGISLLAYSPLAFGALTGKYLNGARPEGSRLSSVYRTFNRYGSEEANSAIAGYVQIAREHGLTPAQLALAFVIHQPFVASAITGQTTLLQLQENLSALDVQLSDEVLAEIQAVHRRIPNPAP, encoded by the coding sequence ATGCGCTACCGCCCACTCGGCCACACCAACCTGCAAGTCAGCCTGCTCAGCCTCGGCACCATGACCTGGGGGCACCAGAACAGCGAACAGGATGCTCACCAGCAACTGGACGCTGCCCTTGCTGCAGGCATCAACTTCATCGACACCGCCGAGATGTACCCCACGCCCACCCGTGCTGAAACCTGGACCACCACCGAGCGCTACATCGGCACCTGGCTCGCCGCCCGCGGCAACCGCGACAAAGTCCTGCTGGCCAGCAAGATCGCCGGCCCGGCCCGCGACCCCGGTGGCCAGGCGCACATCCGCGATGGCCTGTCGCACCACGACCGCAAGAACATCGTCGCTGCCCTGGAGGGCAGCCTGCGTCGCTTGCAGACCGACTACATGGACCTCTACCAACTGCATTGGCCCGATCGCACCAGCAACTTCTTCGGCATCCGTGAATACCCCTACGTCGACGACCATCCGCAAACGGCAGCCATCGAAGAAACCCTTGCAGTGCTGGACGAGCAGGTCAAGGCCGGCAAGGTGCGCCATATCGGTGTGTCCAACGAAACACCGTGGGGGGTGGCGCAATTCCTGCGGCACAGCGAGGACAAGGGCCTGGCGCGGATTGCCAGCATCCAGAACCCGTACAGCCTGCTCAATCGCTTGTACGAGAACGGTCTGTCGGAGTTCAGCCATCGTGAGGGGATCAGCCTGCTGGCCTATTCGCCGCTGGCGTTCGGAGCGTTGACCGGCAAGTACCTGAACGGGGCGCGGCCGGAAGGTTCGCGATTGTCGTCGGTGTATCGCACGTTCAATCGCTACGGCAGCGAAGAGGCCAACAGCGCGATTGCCGGTTATGTGCAGATTGCACGGGAGCATGGACTGACACCGGCACAACTGGCTCTGGCGTTCGTCATACACCAGCCGTTCGTGGCCAGTGCGATCACCGGGCAGACCACCTTGTTGCAGTTGCAGGAGAACCTGAGCGCACTGGATGTGCAATTGAGCGATGAAGTGCTGGCCGAGATCCAGGCCGTGCACCGCCGTATTCCCAACCCGGCCCCGTAG
- a CDS encoding LLM class flavin-dependent oxidoreductase — protein MTTKQMSLGMNILGFGSHSGAWRQGEAAIDAYIDVNYYRDIARISERGCLDAIFLADGPALPPDVSAQPGGRLEPTVLLTAVAAATERIGVIATCSSTYNEPFNLARRIASLDHISGGRAAWNVVTNAGDAAAQNFGLAGAPLHVDRYGRAEEFVDVTLKLWDSWEEDAIIGERSTGRFADPAKVHTLDFKGKHFQVKGPLNLPRSPQGRPVLVQAGSSEGGKALGSRYADAIFTTQTTLADGQAFYREMKARAKAWGRDPQHLKIMPGLSTVIGSTEAEAHARFDELNAWHGEHGLLQQVAGRIGIDASELDPDAPLPWERIGAVADFERGSHGFLEAQLNLARSENLTIRQLSRRILVGHRLAVGTPEQVADTLAEWFLAGAGDGFNIMPDMFPSGARVFVEEVVPLLQKRGLFRTEYTGTTLRDHLGLPKAANQFAQARRETARAV, from the coding sequence ATGACCACGAAACAGATGAGCCTGGGCATGAACATCCTCGGCTTCGGCTCGCATTCCGGCGCCTGGCGCCAGGGTGAGGCGGCAATCGACGCCTATATCGACGTCAACTATTACCGCGATATCGCGCGTATTTCCGAGCGCGGCTGCCTGGATGCGATCTTCCTTGCCGATGGCCCGGCGTTGCCGCCGGATGTGTCCGCCCAGCCGGGCGGGCGCCTGGAGCCGACCGTGCTGCTCACCGCAGTGGCGGCCGCCACCGAGCGCATCGGCGTGATCGCGACCTGCTCCAGCACCTACAACGAACCCTTCAACCTGGCCCGGCGAATCGCCTCGCTGGACCATATCAGCGGCGGCCGAGCGGCCTGGAATGTGGTGACCAATGCCGGTGATGCGGCAGCACAGAACTTCGGCCTGGCGGGTGCGCCGCTGCATGTGGACCGTTACGGACGGGCCGAGGAATTCGTCGACGTGACCCTGAAACTTTGGGACAGCTGGGAGGAGGACGCGATCATCGGTGAGCGCAGCACCGGCCGTTTTGCTGACCCGGCCAAGGTCCACACCCTGGATTTCAAGGGCAAGCACTTTCAGGTCAAGGGGCCGCTGAACCTGCCGCGTTCGCCGCAGGGCAGGCCGGTACTGGTGCAGGCCGGCTCTTCCGAAGGCGGCAAGGCACTCGGTTCACGCTATGCCGATGCGATCTTCACCACTCAGACCACCCTGGCCGACGGGCAGGCGTTCTATCGGGAAATGAAGGCGCGGGCCAAAGCCTGGGGCCGTGACCCGCAGCACCTGAAGATCATGCCCGGCCTGTCGACCGTGATCGGCAGCACCGAGGCCGAGGCCCATGCACGCTTCGACGAACTCAATGCCTGGCATGGCGAGCACGGCCTGTTGCAGCAGGTGGCGGGGCGTATCGGCATCGATGCCAGCGAGCTGGACCCGGATGCGCCATTGCCATGGGAACGGATTGGCGCGGTGGCGGATTTCGAGCGCGGGTCGCATGGTTTTCTGGAGGCTCAGTTGAACCTGGCGCGCAGTGAGAACCTGACCATTCGCCAGCTGTCGCGGCGGATTCTGGTCGGGCACCGGTTGGCCGTCGGTACCCCGGAACAGGTTGCCGATACCTTGGCCGAGTGGTTTCTGGCAGGGGCGGGGGATGGTTTCAACATCATGCCCGACATGTTCCCGTCAGGTGCTCGGGTGTTCGTCGAAGAGGTGGTACCGCTGCTGCAGAAGCGCGGGTTGTTCCGCACCGAATACACCGGCACCACCTTGCGCGATCACCTGGGATTGCCGAAAGCAGCGAACCAGTTTGCACAAGCCCGGCGCGAGACCGCACGGGCTGTCTGA
- a CDS encoding acyl-CoA dehydrogenase family protein, with amino-acid sequence MSQTTITDAELDARFAPIYARIAEGAVAREQQRTLAHEPVAWLREARFGALRVPRSHGGSGATLPQLLRQLVRLGQADSNLPQIFRAHFGFVEGRLSSGDAASQDYWFARVVAGELWGAAMAERTDSTGNSVQLSEDEGGYRLDGEKYYCTGTLYADWVAAVANHGDDFVSLVVPTGAPGVERVDDWDGFGQRLTGSGTTRFTRVSVQPQHLLRRFAKGELRAESYLTAFYQAVHLATLAGIGRAVLADAVAFVQGRTRAFGVPGQSQPAADPRVQAVIGRLSSLAFAADAQVTAVGQSLQAVYEAGQQGEVAEQLYTDAEIHAFQAQQIVLPQVLEASTLLFEVGGASATSNARRLDRHWRNARTLASHNPAIYREQALGNYYLNGISPAQAWRALHASASEGQGSGDEASAV; translated from the coding sequence ATGAGTCAAACCACGATTACCGATGCCGAGCTGGACGCGCGTTTTGCGCCGATCTACGCGCGTATCGCCGAAGGCGCGGTGGCCCGCGAGCAGCAGCGCACCCTGGCCCATGAGCCGGTGGCCTGGCTACGCGAAGCCCGTTTCGGTGCCCTGCGCGTGCCGCGCAGCCACGGTGGCTCAGGCGCAACCTTGCCGCAGTTGCTGCGCCAACTGGTGCGTCTGGGGCAGGCCGACTCCAACCTGCCGCAGATTTTCCGCGCCCACTTCGGCTTCGTCGAAGGGCGGCTGTCGTCCGGCGACGCCGCCTCCCAGGACTACTGGTTCGCCCGCGTGGTCGCCGGTGAACTGTGGGGCGCGGCCATGGCCGAACGCACCGACAGTACCGGCAATTCCGTGCAGTTGAGCGAAGACGAGGGCGGTTACCGCCTGGACGGCGAAAAGTACTACTGCACGGGCACGTTGTACGCCGATTGGGTGGCAGCAGTGGCCAACCATGGTGACGACTTTGTCAGCCTCGTGGTACCGACCGGTGCGCCGGGCGTGGAGCGGGTCGATGACTGGGACGGCTTCGGCCAGCGCCTGACCGGCAGTGGCACCACCCGTTTCACCCGGGTCAGCGTGCAGCCGCAGCACCTGCTGCGCCGTTTTGCCAAGGGCGAGTTGCGCGCCGAATCCTACCTCACCGCGTTCTACCAGGCGGTGCACCTGGCCACCCTGGCGGGCATCGGCCGTGCAGTGCTGGCCGATGCCGTAGCGTTCGTCCAGGGCCGCACCCGTGCCTTTGGTGTGCCGGGGCAGTCGCAGCCGGCCGCAGACCCGCGGGTGCAAGCGGTTATCGGTCGCCTGTCGAGCCTGGCCTTCGCCGCTGATGCGCAAGTCACCGCCGTGGGCCAGAGCCTGCAGGCGGTGTACGAAGCCGGGCAGCAGGGTGAGGTGGCCGAGCAGCTTTACACCGACGCCGAGATCCACGCCTTTCAGGCGCAGCAGATCGTCCTGCCGCAAGTGCTGGAAGCGAGCACCTTGCTGTTCGAAGTCGGCGGCGCATCGGCCACCAGCAATGCCCGGCGCCTCGACCGCCATTGGCGCAATGCCCGGACCCTGGCTTCGCACAACCCGGCGATCTACCGCGAGCAGGCGTTGGGCAACTACTACCTCAATGGCATCAGCCCGGCCCAGGCCTGGCGCGCCCTTCACGCCAGCGCCAGCGAAGGGCAGGGCAGCGGCGACGAAGCCAGTGCAGTCTGA